The segment GAATGCTGTCGCAAAAAGCCAAATACGCCCTGCGTGCGCTGATCATGCTGGCCGAACGGACGGACGACGAACTCGTCCTGATCGCCGAAATCGCCGAGCGGGAGAACATTCCGCGCAAGTTCCTGGAAGCCATTCTGGTGGAACTGCGCAAGCACGGCCTGCTGTTCGCCAAGCGCGGCAAGAGCGGCGGCTACCGTCTGGCGCGCCCGGCGGAGGAGATTTCCTTCGGCGAGGTGATCCGGCTGATCGACGGGCATCTGGCGCCGATCCCCTGCGCCAGCAAGAATTCCTTCCGTCCCTGCGAGGACTGCATCGACCCGCCGACCTGTTCGGTGCGCTGGCTGATGGTCCAGGTGCGCGACGCCACCGCGCAGGTGCTCGACAACCAGACCCTGTCCGACGCCCTGCGCCACCGTCAGGCGACCGGCGGCCTGCCCGTCAATTTCGACATCTGATGGGCGACATCTGACCGGCTTCCGCCCCGTCAGGGCACCAGATCGACGGCGATGAACACGCGGTCCAGCGCGCGGTTCGTCGCCTCGCGCAGGATTCCGGCCTCCAGAAGCTCGTCGACCAGCAACTGGGCGCCGCGGAAGGTGCTGCCCAGCCGCTTCTGCACCCGCCGCACGGTCAGGGCGGGTTCCTCGAACAGGAGATCGAGCAGGTCCGGGATGCGGGAATTGCGGCGCTTGGCCCCCACCCGCTGCTGCCAGCCCTCCGCCTTGCGGTCCAGCGACAGGGCGCGCTCCCGCTCCCGCCGCGCCGTCTCCGCCACCGTGTCGGCCAGCCACAGCCGCCATCCCTCCTCCCGCCCGCGGGCGGCGAGGCCGGCGGTCGTGCGGTCGGCGTGCAGCGAGACGGACATCGGCAGCCAGACGTTCGGCACCCGGCAGCAGCGCGCTACCGCCAGCGCCGCCATCAGCCGGGCCGAGGGCACCGCCCAGCCGGGAATGCGCAGGTCGGGCGCCGGGCGCAGCAGTTCGGCCAGCATCCCCACGCCGCCGAGCAGCGCCGGCGAATCGCCGGCCTGGTCCAGCCGCTTGAGCAGAATAGCGGCTTCCGCCTCGCGGTCCGCGGAGAAGGCCAGCCGCCCGGGATCGCGGCCCGACACCTCCGCCTGGAGGCAGCGCCACAGCGCCTCCGACCAACCCAGAGTCCAGGCCGGGGGCGCGTCGTCCGTGACGGGAGCGGCGTCGCCATCCTCATCGTCGGGCGGGAAGGAAAAGCGATCGTCCGGCCCGGCCTCCAGTTCCGCCACCGCGCGCCAGGCGTCGGCCGCGGCACCGCTGGACGGCGGCAGCGCACGGTTGTTTCCCCTATGGCGGGCCGGGGCGGCGATGGCGCCTTGGGTGAACAGGGCGCCCTGCCACAGCGCGCGGACCGATTGCGCCGCTCCCCGACCGGCGGTGGGGACGAGGTCGGTGCCGATGGTCGCCACCAGGAACTCCGCCGTGTCCACCGCCACACCGTCGAGCCGGGCCGCCGCGCAGGACTCG is part of the Azospirillum baldaniorum genome and harbors:
- a CDS encoding RrF2 family transcriptional regulator gives rise to the protein MLSQKAKYALRALIMLAERTDDELVLIAEIAERENIPRKFLEAILVELRKHGLLFAKRGKSGGYRLARPAEEISFGEVIRLIDGHLAPIPCASKNSFRPCEDCIDPPTCSVRWLMVQVRDATAQVLDNQTLSDALRHRQATGGLPVNFDI